ACAAGGCACAGGATCCATCAACAAGCGTCAACGAAGAAATGTTCGCTACGCTGGCCATTGCCGGCCGCGTATTCCCTAACCCAACGCAGGACGCATCAACCGTTCGTTATGAGCTCGCTCATGATGACGTTGTTACCGTTCGCGTTACCGACGCCACAGGCGCTCTGTCTACGCAGTTCCTCGTGAACGCGCCACAGACAGCCGGCACGTATGAGTTCCGACTCATCACTGCCGACCTCGCCTCCGGCATTTACTACCTGACGATCACTGGTCAACGCGGTACGATCACCCTCCCGGTAACCGTGGCGCACTAAACCACGATCGTGAACAGAACGCCGCAAAGGCCGTCCTTGTAAAAAGGGGCGGCCTTTGTCGGTTTTTGCAAGAAATGACTAATGACTGATGACTAATGACTTAGTGACGTGTCAAGCAATTCATCCATTGCTCTACCTGCTGTGGTCGTGTAAAACGCAGAACAGTGAGGTGGCAGTACCGATTCTGTGATAACTCATTGGTAAACTCTCTTCTTCGTTTCCAGTGCGTTGCGACAACCCAGTGGATCAAAGATTCCTTCGACCACACCTTGAGATGCATTCCTGCCTTCTCCACGTTTCCAGCGAAAAGAACTTCCTTTCGTATGATCCTTCGCACTGTCCTTCGCAGCATCCTTGTAAACACGACGATGAATGAAAAGTCGAGCCAGATAACGGTGTCTGCTGCAGACCACACGATGTCTCGAACTTGCTTGTAGTTACCGGCAACGATCCATTGCTCGCTTGCAGTGGCCGCAAGTACTCGCGATCGGAATACCTCGTCGGGAGCTTCTACCCAATCAGGTTCCCAATGGAGATCGTCGAGATCTATGCATTGCGTATGTACACGTGTGGCCAGGCGTTGAGCAAGCGTTGACTTGCCGGCACACGATGTACCGATAACAACAACGCGTTGCACTAGTCCAAACCCAACATCCGGCTGAACGAGAAGTCTGCCGGCAGTACAATGAATGAGATCACCATCCATGCGAGTTGGATGATGAGGATGCGCTGGGCGAGGTCCGGACGTTTCGACTTGAGCGTGTGCCAGATCATCATCAAGGCAACGAATGCTGCAGTGACAATGATCCACACAACGGCTACACCGCCGTAGCCAAGAGTTGATGAACCGTAGATGGACGAGATAACGGACTGCATGGAGCCGTAGACAAAGAGGAGGTGGCCCACGTACATGAAGAGCGACTCGTTGCCGATGGTCTGGAGCATGGTGCCGAGTTTACTTGTACGCATTCGCTGTTCCTGCGTAAAGAGCAGCCCAAGCA
This region of Ignavibacteria bacterium genomic DNA includes:
- a CDS encoding adenylate kinase → MDGDLIHCTAGRLLVQPDVGFGLVQRVVVIGTSCAGKSTLAQRLATRVHTQCIDLDDLHWEPDWVEAPDEVFRSRVLAATASEQWIVAGNYKQVRDIVWSAADTVIWLDFSFIVVFTRMLRRTVRRIIRKEVLFAGNVEKAGMHLKVWSKESLIHWVVATHWKRRREFTNELSQNRYCHLTVLRFTRPQQVEQWMNCLTRH